One genomic window of Arthrobacter sp. KBS0703 includes the following:
- a CDS encoding sensor histidine kinase, which yields MAIFTDPIREHADFGPGDAEWLHLLVGDWQMVADLAFADLALWFPHPDHGYVALAHVRPSTTHTVFHADFVGEGIRSDLQPLVDKAWASRAIERSSETNWSSDMALRVEAVPMVRNGRTLAVVTTHMDLSSSRMPSRLELTYRQCAYDLLRMGTLGLWPDFASPTGSRRGAPRVGDGLIRLDAEGIVQYASPNGVSAFRRLGDGESLEGRSLAEVTAGLLRDRRLVDETLPLVVTGRMPWRSEIESRGVSLSLRAIPLRDEQQRFGALVLCRDVSELRRREMELVTKDATIREIHHRVKNNLQTVAALLRMQSRRMVSDEAKQGLEQAMRRVATIALVHETLSQGLTQSVDFDELIGRQFRLSAEVASPSQQVRTQRSGVFGELPSDFATPLALVINELVTNAVEHGLEGRTGTVWLLADRSAGEDGEELLTVTVADDGVGLPDTPHVEGLGLQIVRTLVTSELGGTIQWKAREGGGTAVQIILSLASR from the coding sequence GTGGCAATCTTTACGGACCCCATCAGGGAACATGCTGATTTCGGGCCGGGGGATGCCGAGTGGCTGCACCTCCTGGTGGGCGACTGGCAAATGGTGGCCGACCTCGCATTTGCCGACCTCGCCCTCTGGTTTCCGCACCCGGACCACGGCTATGTGGCGCTTGCCCACGTGCGGCCCTCCACGACGCATACGGTGTTCCATGCCGACTTCGTCGGGGAGGGCATCCGGTCCGATCTCCAGCCGCTGGTCGACAAAGCGTGGGCCAGCCGCGCCATTGAGCGTTCCAGCGAGACCAACTGGAGCAGCGATATGGCGTTGCGGGTCGAGGCCGTGCCGATGGTCAGAAATGGCCGCACGCTGGCAGTGGTCACCACCCACATGGACCTCTCCAGTTCGCGGATGCCCTCCCGCCTTGAGCTGACGTACCGCCAGTGCGCCTACGACCTGCTCCGGATGGGCACCCTGGGCCTGTGGCCCGACTTTGCCTCACCCACGGGTTCCCGCCGCGGGGCGCCACGCGTGGGCGACGGCCTGATCCGCCTCGACGCCGAGGGGATCGTGCAGTATGCGAGCCCGAATGGCGTGTCCGCGTTCCGGCGCCTCGGCGACGGCGAATCGCTGGAGGGCCGTTCGCTGGCGGAAGTCACCGCAGGATTGCTCAGGGACCGGCGCCTGGTGGATGAGACCCTGCCGCTCGTCGTCACCGGCCGGATGCCGTGGCGCAGCGAGATTGAATCCCGCGGCGTCAGCCTGTCGCTTCGCGCCATTCCGCTCCGCGACGAGCAGCAGCGGTTCGGGGCGCTGGTCCTGTGCCGCGACGTGTCCGAGCTGAGGCGCCGTGAGATGGAACTGGTCACGAAGGATGCCACCATCCGTGAGATCCACCACCGCGTGAAGAACAACCTGCAGACCGTGGCCGCTCTGTTGCGGATGCAGTCCCGCCGGATGGTCAGTGACGAAGCGAAGCAGGGGCTCGAGCAGGCGATGCGGCGCGTGGCGACCATTGCGCTGGTCCACGAGACGCTGTCGCAGGGCCTGACGCAGAGCGTTGACTTTGATGAGTTGATCGGACGGCAGTTCCGTCTTTCGGCCGAGGTGGCGTCGCCGTCCCAGCAGGTCAGGACGCAAAGGTCGGGGGTTTTCGGTGAGCTTCCCAGTGACTTTGCCACGCCCCTGGCGCTCGTGATCAACGAGCTGGTGACGAACGCCGTCGAGCACGGACTGGAAGGCCGGACCGGGACGGTCTGGCTCCTCGCCGACCGCTCGGCTGGAGAAGACGGCGAGGAACTGCTCACGGTGACCGTGGCCGACGACGGCGTTGGTTTGCCGGACACGCCACACGTCGAGGGCCTTGGGCTTCAGATTGTCCGCACTCTGGTCACCAGTGAGCTGGGGGGCACCATCCAGTGGAAGGCCCGTGAGGGAGGCGGGACGGCGGTCCAGATCATCCTCAGCCTCGCAAGCCGCTGA
- a CDS encoding SAF domain-containing protein, translated as MSVSATATGARLKKPSWKDPRLLVGVLLVLASVVGVISLVGSADQTTEVLAAREAIAVGQKLTPENVSRVKVRLGDVEQHYFTAESGMPEGMVAVQRIGKDQLLPRESLGSVDALDRKPVAITVQETLPEQAVAGTRVDVWVSLPDARNGFAEPRLLLPGAEIAQVTSGSTALGSSKSTVLMVLVGDGQMPAILGAQANEAKISVVWNPGGGTK; from the coding sequence ATGAGTGTCAGCGCCACGGCCACGGGAGCCCGTCTCAAGAAGCCCTCTTGGAAGGACCCGCGGCTCCTGGTGGGCGTGCTGCTGGTCCTTGCCTCGGTTGTCGGTGTCATCTCGCTCGTCGGCAGCGCGGATCAGACCACCGAAGTATTGGCCGCCCGGGAGGCGATTGCCGTGGGTCAGAAGCTCACCCCCGAAAACGTCAGCCGGGTCAAAGTCCGGCTGGGGGACGTGGAACAGCACTACTTTACGGCCGAGTCAGGGATGCCTGAAGGCATGGTCGCCGTGCAGCGGATCGGTAAGGACCAGCTACTGCCCCGGGAAAGCCTGGGCAGCGTGGACGCCCTGGACCGGAAGCCGGTGGCCATCACTGTTCAGGAGACCTTGCCTGAGCAGGCGGTGGCCGGCACGCGCGTCGACGTCTGGGTCTCGTTGCCTGATGCAAGGAACGGATTCGCCGAGCCGCGGCTTCTCCTGCCGGGTGCTGAAATCGCCCAGGTCACGTCAGGTTCCACTGCACTGGGGTCCTCGAAATCCACGGTCCTCATGGTCCTGGTGGGCGACGGACAAATGCCGGCGATCCTCGGCGCGCAGGCCAACGAAGCCAAGATTTCTGTCGTGTGGAATCCCGGGGGCGGTACCAAGTGA
- a CDS encoding chromosome partitioning protein: MSIPVVTVGQAQEDVVGGLERLHGPVTVVRRCTELAELLAACQSGLARAAVVAEGSEDLTASLADRLGAVGVAIIALTDSPEEAARLHGIGVTSALTTVDSAALAERISDAVAQLTGSGLTGRRPASNGLTASGLTGGKQREHGFAETGAALRPEADEAVPVPSAAGTGKIVAVWGPAGSPGRTLVAVNIAGELAAAGQSVLLVDADSYGASVAAVLGLLDEAAGLAQACRLADQGLLDRETLLRVAVPVAATAGSFRVLTGITRADRWTELRSAALALVLERAREVADVVVVDTGFCLEADEELSFDTMAPRRNAATLRSLEMADTVFAVGAADPVGVPRLVRGLAELETAVPGVAPEVVMNKVRAAAVGRSPERQLREAWDRYGPGTGIKAFLPSDPGASDAALLSGSLLLEVAPDSRLRAAIARLVCAPVQQKRRSSVFSSTAKAKLRG; the protein is encoded by the coding sequence GTGAGTATCCCGGTTGTGACTGTCGGCCAGGCCCAAGAGGACGTGGTCGGCGGATTGGAGAGACTCCACGGGCCCGTCACCGTGGTCCGGCGGTGCACGGAGTTGGCGGAGCTGCTCGCTGCCTGCCAGAGCGGACTGGCCCGGGCAGCCGTCGTGGCCGAGGGGAGCGAGGACCTGACGGCTTCCCTCGCGGACAGGCTCGGCGCCGTGGGCGTCGCCATTATCGCCTTGACTGACAGCCCGGAGGAAGCCGCCCGGCTGCACGGCATCGGCGTAACATCGGCGCTTACCACGGTCGACTCAGCGGCGTTGGCCGAACGGATCTCCGACGCGGTTGCCCAGCTCACGGGCAGCGGGCTCACTGGCCGCCGGCCCGCGAGTAACGGGCTCACGGCCAGCGGGCTCACCGGGGGAAAGCAGCGGGAGCACGGATTTGCAGAGACCGGTGCGGCCCTGCGCCCGGAGGCTGACGAGGCCGTGCCGGTTCCGTCGGCGGCCGGAACCGGCAAGATCGTGGCCGTGTGGGGACCCGCCGGCTCGCCGGGACGGACCCTCGTGGCGGTGAATATCGCCGGCGAGCTTGCCGCAGCAGGACAATCCGTCCTCCTCGTCGACGCGGACAGCTACGGGGCCAGCGTGGCTGCGGTTCTGGGGCTGCTCGACGAGGCGGCTGGCCTGGCCCAGGCCTGCCGGCTGGCGGACCAGGGCCTCCTTGACCGCGAGACGCTGCTCCGCGTCGCCGTCCCCGTTGCTGCCACAGCGGGAAGTTTCCGCGTCTTGACCGGCATTACCCGGGCAGACCGCTGGACCGAGCTCCGCTCTGCCGCGTTGGCGCTGGTCTTGGAGCGGGCCAGGGAAGTGGCCGACGTCGTTGTCGTGGACACCGGCTTCTGCCTCGAAGCCGACGAGGAACTGAGTTTCGACACCATGGCGCCGCGGCGGAATGCCGCCACCCTCCGGAGCCTGGAAATGGCCGATACCGTGTTCGCCGTCGGAGCTGCCGATCCTGTCGGCGTCCCCCGGCTTGTCAGGGGACTGGCGGAGCTCGAAACAGCAGTTCCGGGCGTTGCTCCGGAGGTCGTGATGAACAAGGTGCGTGCTGCCGCGGTCGGCCGCTCGCCGGAACGGCAACTCCGTGAGGCTTGGGACCGATACGGGCCCGGAACCGGTATCAAGGCCTTCCTCCCGTCGGATCCTGGGGCCAGCGACGCGGCGCTCCTTTCCGGGTCGCTGCTGCTGGAGGTGGCGCCGGATTCGCGCCTGCGCGCCGCCATCGCCAGATTGGTTTGTGCACCTGTCCAGCAAAAGCGCAGATCCTCTGTGTTCTCTTCCACAGCAAAGGCAAAGCTAAGGGGTTAG
- a CDS encoding NAD-glutamate dehydrogenase, with protein sequence MSSGSSVEDQSRSIGAEEGFFADYYEHLAEEDARAYPRELLTARADMHRQVGAIRQPGRANISISDETDRSVVYIVTDDMPFLVDSVNAELVRQNSAIHLVLHPMFVVTRNRQSNELVKVDRVPSNIGISSGDTAALPSLSHLIAQGDNASHMESWIAVEIGRASDEAKVQLKEGLERVLGDVRAAVEDWPKMRNKALQIAQGLDKVAHASQIAEIRQAQDLLRWLDEGNFTFLGYREYDLVNDAGEDVLELRENSGLGLLRAHDDTRQVQHLTDAGRRKAREKRALVITKANSRSTVHRPAYLDYVGVKSFDAAGNVNGEQRFIGLFATSAYTDSVKNIPIVREKVDAVLRSAGFPPDSHSGKDLLGILETYPRDELFQIEIPDLAATATGIQRLQERRRTRLFLRPDIYGRFMSAVVYLPRDRYTTNVRLRIEQELRETFHAESIDYEARMTESALARLFFRIRLPKGADVSHVNADALEKRLVRAARSWSEGISEVLRDRRADDGNKELAAIWAEAFPASYRVDYEVEDALEDIARFEKYGAAAERMTGATQERPGVHVYLPEGAGATLEEDARVKLYMLEPKSLSQILPYFHNLGLEVLDERPFEIETADRRDFFLYDLGLKYPAGVDPVSTGQLLADSFGAAVSGAVESDSFDRLVLREGMAWRQIIVLRAYAKYMRQMGNTNSFEFMADTLLSNPDVTRGLSALFAARFDPALTELERTERQEKVRAELSSSIEAVATLDADRVLRTFTNLIESTLRTNFYQDKPYVSFKLDPAGIEGLPFPRPKFEIWVYSTRVEGVHLRFGKVARGGLRWSDRREDFRTEILGLVKAQTVKNAVIVPTGAKGGFFAKRLPDPAADRAAWMAEGIESYKTFIRGLLDLTDNLVTTADGERLVPPADVVRHDDDDSYLVVAADKGTATFSDIANGLAAEYGFWLGDAFASGGSVGYDHKAMGITARGAWESVKRHFSELDLDTQSEPFTVVGVGDMSGDVFGNGMLLSKHIRLLAAFDHRHVFLDPNPDEASSFSERQRLFELPRSSWDDYDKGLISEGGGVYRRQAKSIPVSPQVRAALGLPEDTTQLSPPELLRAILLAPADLLYNGGIGTYVKASSETNAMVGDKANDAIRVDGRDLRVKVVGEGGNLGMTQRGRIEAALQGVILNTDAIDNSAGVDCSDHEVNIKIFVDRMVAAGKLDAGERPGFLASMTDEVARLVLEDNIDQNILLLNDRQKVADWSPSYERLMDWLEKTADLNRDLEALPSTAALRERLEQGQGLTSPELSVLAAYAKIELATALRDSDLADDPWFRRTLREYFPKQLRERFDAELDSHPLRREIIATVVANDMINMGGITFVFRTMEETSASEVAVAKAFVALREIYELDIMVSELNDLPASFPTEHWSTVHLDIRRLLDRAVRWVLGQGSASQPIADVVSEFKPLMDPMRARLLDYLRGDDRSRVAAWLEKARSWDLPDDLAHRWAELFESFVLLDIAKITHSRKEPVEEIARVYYTVFNRFHADSLLERISTLPRKDRWQALARAALRDDLYSTVSDMTTAVLESTAEGLPAEERLKAWEALNAEQLGRAKSMFDEVNALEADDMASLSVALRLLRSIVRR encoded by the coding sequence ATGTCGTCTGGGTCCAGTGTGGAGGATCAGTCCCGTTCCATAGGAGCCGAAGAGGGCTTTTTTGCGGACTACTATGAGCACCTCGCGGAGGAGGACGCCCGAGCGTACCCCCGTGAGCTTCTGACTGCCCGGGCAGACATGCACCGGCAGGTTGGGGCCATACGCCAGCCCGGGCGGGCAAACATCTCGATCTCCGACGAAACCGATCGAAGCGTGGTGTACATCGTCACCGACGATATGCCGTTCCTCGTGGACTCCGTCAACGCCGAGCTGGTCCGGCAGAATTCGGCCATTCACCTCGTCCTCCACCCGATGTTTGTGGTCACGCGCAACCGCCAAAGCAATGAGCTGGTTAAGGTGGACCGGGTGCCGTCGAACATCGGGATCTCCAGCGGCGATACGGCGGCGCTGCCCAGCCTGTCGCACCTGATTGCACAGGGTGACAACGCCTCCCACATGGAGTCCTGGATTGCCGTCGAGATCGGCCGGGCGAGCGATGAAGCAAAGGTCCAGCTGAAGGAAGGACTGGAGCGCGTCCTGGGCGACGTCCGCGCGGCGGTGGAAGACTGGCCGAAGATGCGCAATAAGGCATTGCAGATTGCACAGGGCCTGGACAAAGTGGCCCATGCGTCGCAAATCGCAGAGATCCGGCAGGCCCAGGACCTGCTGCGGTGGCTTGACGAAGGAAATTTCACATTCCTGGGGTACCGGGAGTACGACCTCGTAAACGATGCCGGCGAGGACGTGCTGGAACTCCGTGAGAACAGCGGACTCGGGCTCCTGCGCGCGCACGACGACACCCGTCAGGTCCAGCACCTCACCGATGCAGGCCGGCGGAAGGCACGGGAGAAGCGCGCTCTCGTCATCACGAAGGCCAACTCCCGTTCCACCGTGCACCGGCCCGCCTACCTCGACTACGTGGGTGTGAAGAGTTTTGACGCCGCCGGGAACGTGAACGGCGAACAGCGGTTCATCGGGCTCTTCGCCACGAGCGCCTACACGGATTCGGTAAAGAACATCCCTATCGTCCGCGAAAAAGTCGACGCCGTTCTCCGCAGCGCCGGGTTTCCGCCCGATTCGCACTCCGGAAAGGACCTGCTGGGAATCCTCGAGACCTACCCGCGCGACGAACTTTTCCAGATCGAGATTCCCGACCTCGCCGCAACGGCGACCGGAATCCAAAGACTGCAGGAACGCCGTCGCACCCGGCTCTTCCTGCGCCCGGACATTTACGGACGGTTCATGTCCGCCGTCGTGTACCTGCCGCGTGACCGGTACACCACGAATGTCCGGCTCCGGATTGAGCAGGAGCTTCGCGAGACCTTCCATGCCGAGTCCATTGACTATGAGGCGCGGATGACGGAATCGGCGCTGGCCCGTCTCTTCTTCCGGATCAGGCTGCCCAAGGGTGCCGACGTCAGCCATGTCAACGCCGATGCCCTCGAGAAGCGGCTTGTCCGGGCTGCCCGCTCCTGGAGCGAAGGAATCAGCGAGGTCCTGCGTGACCGGCGCGCTGACGACGGGAATAAAGAGCTGGCTGCCATCTGGGCGGAGGCCTTCCCTGCCAGCTACAGGGTGGACTACGAGGTTGAGGACGCGCTCGAAGACATCGCCCGGTTTGAAAAGTACGGGGCCGCAGCCGAGCGGATGACCGGAGCGACACAGGAACGCCCCGGCGTCCACGTCTACCTGCCCGAGGGCGCCGGCGCGACGCTCGAAGAGGACGCCCGGGTCAAGCTCTACATGCTGGAGCCCAAGAGCCTGAGCCAGATCCTTCCCTACTTTCACAACCTGGGCCTCGAAGTGCTGGATGAGCGTCCCTTCGAGATCGAGACCGCCGACCGCCGGGACTTCTTCCTCTATGACCTCGGCTTGAAATACCCGGCCGGCGTGGACCCGGTGTCTACCGGGCAGCTGCTGGCGGATTCGTTCGGGGCAGCCGTTTCGGGAGCCGTTGAATCCGACAGCTTCGACCGGCTCGTGCTGCGCGAAGGCATGGCGTGGCGGCAGATCATCGTCCTCCGGGCCTACGCCAAATACATGAGGCAGATGGGTAACACCAACTCCTTCGAGTTCATGGCAGACACGCTTTTGAGCAACCCGGACGTCACTCGGGGGCTCAGTGCCCTCTTTGCGGCACGATTCGATCCGGCGTTGACTGAGCTGGAGCGGACCGAACGGCAGGAAAAAGTCCGCGCTGAGCTGTCGTCGTCGATCGAAGCGGTGGCGACGCTGGATGCGGACCGTGTCCTCCGGACGTTTACCAACCTGATCGAATCAACGCTCCGCACGAATTTCTACCAGGACAAGCCGTATGTGAGCTTCAAACTGGATCCTGCCGGCATTGAGGGCCTGCCCTTCCCCCGGCCCAAGTTCGAAATCTGGGTCTACTCGACGCGGGTCGAAGGTGTGCACCTGCGCTTCGGCAAGGTGGCGCGTGGCGGTCTCCGCTGGTCCGACCGGCGCGAGGACTTCCGGACGGAAATCCTGGGACTGGTCAAGGCCCAGACTGTCAAGAACGCCGTCATCGTTCCGACCGGCGCCAAGGGAGGCTTCTTCGCCAAGCGGCTGCCCGACCCCGCCGCGGACAGGGCCGCGTGGATGGCCGAGGGCATCGAAAGCTACAAGACCTTCATCCGCGGACTGCTGGACCTCACCGACAACCTGGTCACCACCGCCGACGGTGAACGGCTGGTGCCGCCTGCGGACGTCGTGCGGCATGACGACGACGACTCCTACCTGGTCGTCGCGGCGGACAAGGGAACGGCCACCTTCTCCGACATCGCGAACGGGCTCGCCGCGGAATACGGCTTCTGGCTGGGCGATGCCTTCGCCTCCGGCGGATCCGTGGGGTATGACCACAAGGCGATGGGCATCACCGCCCGGGGCGCCTGGGAATCCGTGAAGCGTCACTTCAGCGAGCTGGACCTGGATACGCAGTCCGAGCCGTTCACGGTAGTCGGGGTGGGCGACATGTCCGGTGACGTTTTTGGGAACGGGATGCTGCTCTCCAAGCACATCCGGCTGCTGGCCGCGTTCGACCACCGGCACGTTTTCCTGGATCCCAACCCCGACGAGGCCAGTTCCTTCTCCGAACGGCAACGGCTGTTCGAGCTGCCGCGATCGTCGTGGGATGACTACGACAAGGGGCTGATCAGCGAAGGCGGCGGTGTGTACCGGCGCCAGGCCAAGTCCATTCCGGTCTCCCCGCAGGTCCGCGCGGCCCTCGGCCTGCCGGAGGACACCACCCAGCTCAGCCCGCCTGAACTCCTGCGGGCCATCCTCCTTGCACCGGCCGACCTGCTCTATAACGGAGGCATCGGCACCTACGTCAAGGCCAGCTCCGAGACCAACGCCATGGTGGGAGACAAGGCCAACGACGCCATCCGCGTTGACGGGCGTGACCTTCGCGTCAAGGTGGTGGGCGAAGGAGGAAACCTTGGCATGACCCAGCGGGGGCGCATCGAGGCGGCACTGCAGGGCGTCATCCTGAACACGGACGCGATTGACAACTCCGCCGGCGTCGACTGCTCGGACCACGAGGTTAACATCAAGATCTTCGTGGACCGGATGGTCGCCGCAGGCAAGCTTGATGCCGGCGAACGTCCCGGGTTCCTGGCGTCGATGACCGACGAAGTGGCCCGTCTCGTCCTCGAGGACAACATCGACCAGAACATCCTGCTGCTCAACGACCGCCAGAAGGTGGCCGACTGGAGCCCCAGCTACGAGCGGCTGATGGACTGGCTGGAAAAGACGGCGGACCTCAACCGCGACCTTGAAGCCCTGCCTTCGACCGCAGCCCTCCGCGAACGCCTCGAACAGGGACAGGGGCTGACATCGCCTGAGCTGTCGGTGCTGGCCGCCTATGCCAAGATCGAGCTGGCGACGGCGCTGCGCGACAGCGACCTCGCCGACGACCCCTGGTTCCGGCGCACGCTTCGGGAATACTTCCCTAAGCAGCTCCGGGAACGGTTCGACGCCGAACTGGACTCCCATCCGCTGCGCCGGGAGATCATCGCCACCGTGGTGGCCAACGACATGATCAACATGGGCGGCATCACGTTTGTGTTCCGGACCATGGAGGAAACGTCCGCCAGCGAAGTCGCGGTGGCCAAGGCGTTTGTTGCGCTGCGGGAGATCTACGAACTGGACATCATGGTGTCCGAGCTCAACGACCTGCCGGCATCGTTCCCCACCGAACACTGGAGCACGGTTCACCTCGACATCCGGCGGCTGCTGGACCGGGCGGTGCGCTGGGTCCTGGGCCAGGGGAGCGCCTCGCAGCCCATCGCCGACGTCGTCAGCGAGTTCAAGCCCCTCATGGATCCGATGCGGGCGCGGCTGCTCGACTACCTCCGCGGCGATGACCGGTCACGGGTGGCGGCCTGGCTTGAGAAGGCACGGTCCTGGGACCTGCCGGACGACCTGGCCCACCGCTGGGCCGAGCTGTTTGAGAGCTTTGTCCTCCTGGATATTGCGAAGATCACCCACTCCCGCAAGGAGCCGGTGGAGGAGATCGCACGCGTGTATTACACGGTGTTCAACCGCTTCCACGCGGATTCCCTGCTGGAACGGATCAGCACGCTGCCGCGGAAGGACCGCTGGCAGGCGCTGGCCCGGGCCGCGCTGCGGGACGACCTGTACTCCACCGTTTCAGACATGACGACGGCGGTGCTTGAGTCCACTGCAGAAGGCCTGCCGGCCGAGGAGCGGCTCAAGGCGTGGGAGGCACTGAACGCGGAACAGCTGGGCCGGGCGAAGAGCATGTTCGATGAGGTCAATGCCCTCGAAGCCGACGATATGGCGTCGCTGTCGGTAGCATTGAGGCTCTTGAGGTCAATCGTCCGACGCTAG
- a CDS encoding helix-turn-helix domain-containing protein — protein sequence MPRFLTLADVAEQLQINAPAAYALVRSGELKAIQVGGRGQWRVEEKMLEQYIEERYAEASRMIQEAKSKSV from the coding sequence ATGCCCCGTTTCCTCACCCTTGCAGATGTAGCCGAACAACTCCAGATCAATGCGCCCGCGGCCTACGCACTGGTCCGCAGCGGCGAACTGAAGGCTATCCAGGTCGGCGGCCGCGGTCAGTGGCGCGTAGAAGAGAAAATGCTCGAACAGTACATTGAAGAGCGCTATGCCGAGGCCAGCCGCATGATCCAAGAGGCCAAGTCCAAGTCAGTCTGA
- a CDS encoding WhiB family transcriptional regulator produces the protein MDWRNRAACLDKDPELFFPVGNTGPALLQIEEAKSVCRRCPVVDTCLQWALESGQDAGVWGGMSEDERRALKRRAARARRAS, from the coding sequence ATGGATTGGCGTAATCGCGCAGCCTGTCTCGACAAGGACCCGGAGCTTTTCTTTCCGGTCGGCAACACCGGGCCGGCGCTTCTCCAGATTGAGGAGGCCAAGAGCGTTTGCCGCAGGTGCCCCGTCGTGGACACTTGCTTGCAGTGGGCGTTGGAGTCGGGCCAGGATGCCGGTGTCTGGGGCGGCATGAGCGAGGACGAGCGCCGTGCGCTGAAGCGCCGCGCGGCCCGCGCCCGCCGCGCTTCCTAA